From Streptomyces sp. NBC_00683, one genomic window encodes:
- a CDS encoding NADP-dependent oxidoreductase, protein MRAIAVSAFCAEPCLVEVPKPDPDAGDVRVKIEYAALNPLDWQTADGALDGAAPHAFPLIVGVDFAGRVDMIGSGDNRFRVGDAVFGRVTAPPVGRCGSYAEYVSVPQDSPIALVPRDLPLQIAAALPSAGTAAAQILGGTAVRSGRSLLIIGAAGGVGTFLTQLAAARGIGVVAAVRGDEEKRMRAFGAAAAVDTTVGPGELAAAVRDVYPNGVDALVDLVSTDPDAFAAHAALVRDGGVAVTTRSVAGPPGVARVDFRLAPAAELLESLAAGAARGELAVPVDAELPLEKAPQALAQNRTGGARGKTVFVI, encoded by the coding sequence ATGCGAGCCATCGCTGTCAGCGCGTTCTGTGCGGAGCCCTGTCTCGTCGAAGTGCCCAAGCCCGATCCCGACGCGGGCGACGTGCGGGTGAAGATCGAGTACGCGGCGCTCAACCCGCTCGACTGGCAGACCGCGGACGGCGCCCTGGACGGGGCTGCCCCGCATGCCTTCCCCCTGATCGTCGGAGTCGACTTCGCGGGCCGGGTGGACATGATCGGCAGCGGCGACAACCGCTTCCGGGTGGGTGACGCCGTCTTCGGCCGGGTGACCGCGCCCCCGGTCGGGCGCTGCGGGTCGTACGCCGAGTACGTGTCCGTTCCGCAGGACTCCCCGATCGCCCTGGTCCCCCGCGACCTGCCGCTCCAGATCGCGGCGGCGCTCCCGTCCGCCGGGACGGCCGCCGCGCAGATTCTGGGGGGCACGGCGGTCCGCAGCGGCCGGAGTCTGCTGATCATCGGCGCGGCGGGTGGCGTCGGCACCTTCCTGACCCAGCTCGCCGCCGCCCGGGGCATCGGGGTCGTCGCGGCGGTACGGGGCGACGAGGAGAAGCGGATGCGGGCGTTCGGCGCAGCCGCCGCCGTCGACACGACCGTCGGTCCCGGCGAGCTGGCCGCGGCGGTACGGGACGTGTACCCGAACGGCGTCGACGCGCTCGTCGACCTGGTCTCCACCGACCCGGACGCCTTCGCCGCGCATGCCGCACTGGTGCGCGACGGCGGTGTCGCGGTCACCACCCGCTCGGTCGCGGGCCCGCCCGGCGTCGCACGGGTCGACTTCCGGCTCGCCCCGGCGGCGGAACTGCTCGAATCACTGGCCGCCGGCGCTGCGCGGGGCGAGCTGGCCGTGCCCGTGGACGCCGAGCTCCCCCTGGAGAAGGCACCGCAGGCACTCGCCCAGAACCGTACGGGCGGGGCGCGCGGAAAGACCGTCTTCGTCATCTGA
- a CDS encoding ATP-binding cassette domain-containing protein, with the protein MSTELAIETTGLVKIFGDNRAVDGIDLAVPTGTVYGVLGPNGAGKTTAVRMLATLLRPDEGQARVFGHDVVKDADAVRSRVSLTGQYASVDEDLTGTENLVLLGRLLGHSKPQARTRSAQLLEAFGLSEAAGRQVKNYSGGMRRRIDIAASILNTPDLLFLDEPTTGLDPRSRNQVWDIVRAVVAQGTTVMLTTQYLDEADQLASRIAVIDHGKVIAEGTKGELKASVGSGSVHLRLRDPAQRPEAERVLALVLDATVQLDPDPVALTARVNGHGTEKGAAEQAARALAELARCGIHVDNFALGQPSLDEVFLALTDKKGVAA; encoded by the coding sequence ATGAGCACTGAACTGGCCATCGAGACAACGGGGCTGGTCAAGATCTTCGGCGACAACCGTGCGGTGGACGGCATCGATCTCGCTGTTCCCACCGGCACCGTCTACGGCGTCCTCGGACCCAACGGCGCCGGGAAGACCACCGCCGTACGGATGCTGGCGACGCTGCTGCGCCCGGACGAGGGCCAGGCACGGGTCTTCGGCCACGACGTCGTGAAGGACGCCGACGCGGTCCGCAGCCGGGTCAGCCTCACGGGGCAGTACGCCTCGGTCGACGAGGACCTGACCGGTACGGAGAACCTGGTGCTGCTGGGCCGGCTGCTCGGGCACTCCAAGCCCCAGGCCCGGACCAGGTCGGCACAGCTGCTGGAGGCCTTCGGGCTGAGCGAGGCGGCAGGCAGGCAGGTGAAGAACTACTCGGGCGGCATGCGGCGCCGTATCGATATCGCCGCGTCCATTCTGAACACCCCGGACCTGCTCTTCCTCGACGAGCCGACGACCGGGCTCGACCCGCGCAGCCGCAACCAGGTGTGGGACATCGTGCGGGCCGTCGTCGCCCAGGGCACCACGGTCATGCTGACCACGCAGTACCTGGACGAGGCCGACCAGCTGGCCTCGCGCATCGCGGTGATCGACCACGGCAAGGTGATCGCCGAGGGCACGAAGGGCGAGCTCAAGGCATCCGTCGGCTCCGGCTCGGTCCATCTGCGCCTGCGGGACCCCGCCCAGCGGCCCGAGGCCGAGCGGGTGCTCGCGCTCGTGCTGGACGCCACGGTCCAGCTGGACCCGGACCCGGTCGCGCTGACGGCCAGGGTCAACGGCCACGGCACGGAGAAGGGCGCGGCGGAACAGGCCGCGCGGGCGCTGGCCGAGCTGGCCAGGTGCGGCATCCACGTGGACAACTTCGCGCTGGGGCAGCCCAGCCTCGACGAGGTCTTTCTCGCGCTCACGGACAAGAAGGGGGTGGCGGCGTGA
- a CDS encoding ABC transporter permease produces MSTAPAKTRTEDVELTAPDAETLASLLVGQERPPRPGALSASLTFGWRAMLKIKHVPEQLFDVTAFPIMMVLMYTYLFGGALAGSTEAYIQFLLPGILVMSVVMITMYTGVSVNTDITKGVFDRFRTLPIWRPAPMVGYLLGDVLRYVLASAVMLAVGMIIGYRPDGGALGVLAGVVLLLVFSFAFSWIWTMFGLLLRTEKSVMGVSMMVIFPLTFLSNVFVDPKTMPGWLQAFVNNSPVTHVATAVRELMAGNWPATDIAWSLGWSALFVVVFGTVTMRLYNRK; encoded by the coding sequence GTGAGTACCGCACCGGCCAAGACCCGGACGGAGGACGTCGAGCTCACCGCGCCGGACGCCGAGACGCTCGCCTCCCTGCTGGTCGGCCAGGAGCGGCCGCCCAGGCCCGGTGCTCTGTCGGCGTCCCTCACCTTCGGGTGGCGGGCGATGCTGAAGATCAAGCACGTGCCCGAGCAGCTGTTCGACGTCACGGCGTTCCCGATCATGATGGTGCTGATGTACACGTACCTCTTCGGAGGAGCGCTGGCCGGTTCCACCGAGGCGTACATCCAGTTCCTGCTGCCGGGCATCCTGGTGATGAGCGTCGTGATGATCACGATGTACACGGGTGTCTCGGTGAACACCGACATCACCAAGGGCGTTTTCGACCGCTTCCGTACGCTGCCGATCTGGCGGCCCGCGCCGATGGTCGGCTATCTGCTCGGCGACGTCCTGCGCTATGTGCTGGCCTCGGCGGTCATGCTCGCCGTCGGCATGATCATCGGCTACCGGCCGGACGGCGGGGCGCTGGGAGTACTGGCGGGCGTTGTCCTGCTGCTGGTGTTCTCGTTCGCGTTCTCCTGGATCTGGACGATGTTCGGGCTGCTGCTGCGCACCGAGAAGTCGGTGATGGGCGTCAGCATGATGGTGATCTTCCCGCTGACGTTCCTGAGCAATGTGTTCGTCGACCCGAAGACCATGCCGGGCTGGCTGCAGGCCTTCGTGAACAACAGCCCGGTCACCCACGTGGCCACGGCGGTCAGGGAGCTCATGGCCGGCAACTGGCCGGCGACGGACATCGCCTGGTCGCTGGGCTGGTCGGCCCTGTTCGTGGTGGTGTTCGGCACGGTGACGATGCGGCTCTACAACCGGAAGTGA
- a CDS encoding universal stress protein, which yields MGRIVVGVDGSDASIKALRWAVRQAELTGDTVEAVNSWEYPASSWASMMPGLPEDFDPQAVAIVALTEALEEALGAEGAASVSKVVVIGNPAQSLLDRAAGANLLVVGARGYSGLKATLLGSVSLHVAQHAPCPVTVVRD from the coding sequence ATGGGCAGGATCGTCGTCGGCGTGGACGGCTCGGATGCGTCGATCAAGGCGCTGCGCTGGGCCGTACGCCAGGCCGAACTGACCGGGGACACGGTCGAGGCGGTCAACAGCTGGGAGTACCCCGCGTCCAGCTGGGCGTCCATGATGCCTGGCCTGCCGGAGGACTTCGACCCGCAGGCCGTGGCGATCGTGGCCCTCACCGAGGCACTGGAGGAGGCCCTCGGCGCCGAAGGCGCGGCATCGGTCAGCAAGGTCGTCGTGATCGGGAACCCCGCGCAGTCCCTGCTCGACCGGGCCGCGGGCGCGAATCTGCTGGTCGTCGGCGCCCGTGGCTACAGCGGCTTGAAGGCGACGCTGCTCGGCTCGGTCAGCCTCCACGTCGCCCAGCACGCCCCCTGCCCGGTCACCGTCGTCCGCGACTAG
- a CDS encoding FMN reductase, with protein MFATAPLKIVAVAAGLSSPSSTRLLADRLADAAREQLAAGQDRRVDVQVIELRDLAVDIANHLVTGFPPKGLEAAIDAVTGADGLIAVSPVFTASYSGLFKSFFDLIDNTALTGKPVVVAATGGTARHSLVLEHAMRPLFTYLRAVVLPTSVYAASEDWGSSGDEYTEGLPSRIRRAGGELASAVMGRTVSGASRSLTLDDGEDAVVPFEQQLAGLRTA; from the coding sequence GTGTTCGCCACCGCCCCCCTGAAGATCGTCGCTGTCGCCGCCGGGCTGAGCAGCCCCTCGTCCACCCGGCTGCTGGCGGACCGGCTGGCCGACGCCGCCCGTGAGCAGCTGGCGGCCGGCCAGGACCGCAGGGTCGACGTACAGGTCATCGAGCTGCGCGATCTCGCCGTCGACATCGCGAACCACCTCGTCACCGGCTTCCCGCCGAAGGGCCTCGAGGCAGCGATCGACGCGGTCACCGGGGCGGACGGGCTGATCGCCGTGTCGCCCGTGTTCACCGCCTCGTACAGCGGGCTGTTCAAGTCCTTCTTCGACCTGATCGACAACACCGCCCTGACCGGCAAGCCCGTCGTCGTCGCGGCGACCGGCGGCACGGCCCGGCACTCGCTGGTCCTCGAGCACGCGATGCGCCCGCTCTTCACCTACCTGCGGGCGGTCGTCCTGCCGACATCCGTGTACGCGGCGTCCGAGGACTGGGGCTCGTCCGGCGACGAGTACACCGAGGGGCTGCCCTCCCGGATCCGCCGCGCCGGCGGCGAACTCGCCTCCGCGGTCATGGGGCGGACGGTCTCCGGGGCGTCCCGGTCGCTCACCCTCGACGACGGCGAGGACGCGGTCGTGCCGTTCGAGCAACAGCTCGCCGGACTGCGCACAGCCTGA
- a CDS encoding LLM class flavin-dependent oxidoreductase encodes MQFGIFTVGDVTTDPTTGTTPSENERIKATLAIALKAEEVGLDVFATGEHHNPPFVPSSPTTTLGYIAARTEKLILSTSTTLITTNDPVKIAEDYATLQHLADGRVDLMMGRGNTGPVYPWFGKDIRQGIPLAIENYALLHKLWREDVVDWEGKFRTPLQSFTATPRPLDGVPPFVWHGSIRSPEIAEQAAYYGDGFFHNNIFWPLEHTKKMVDLYRRRYAHYGHGTAEQAIVGLGGQVFMRKNSQDAVREFRPYFDNAPVYGHGPSLEDFSEQTPLTVGSPQEVIERTLSFREHVGDYQRQLFLMDHAGLPLKTVLEQLDILGEEVVPVLRKEFAALRPAGVPDAPVHPAVAAARATRATQKEA; translated from the coding sequence ATGCAGTTCGGGATCTTCACCGTCGGGGACGTCACCACCGACCCCACGACCGGTACGACGCCGAGCGAGAACGAGCGGATCAAGGCGACGCTCGCGATCGCGCTCAAGGCCGAGGAGGTGGGCCTGGACGTCTTCGCCACCGGTGAGCACCACAACCCGCCGTTCGTCCCGTCCTCGCCGACGACCACGCTCGGCTACATCGCCGCCCGCACCGAGAAGCTGATCCTGTCCACGTCCACCACCCTGATCACCACCAACGACCCGGTGAAGATCGCGGAGGACTACGCCACGCTCCAGCACCTCGCGGACGGCCGCGTCGACCTGATGATGGGCCGCGGCAACACCGGGCCCGTCTACCCCTGGTTCGGCAAGGACATCCGCCAGGGCATCCCGCTCGCGATCGAGAACTACGCCCTGCTGCACAAGCTGTGGCGCGAGGACGTCGTCGACTGGGAGGGCAAGTTCCGCACACCGCTCCAGTCCTTCACCGCGACCCCGCGCCCGCTGGACGGCGTCCCGCCGTTCGTCTGGCACGGCTCCATCCGCTCCCCGGAGATCGCCGAGCAGGCCGCCTACTACGGCGACGGGTTCTTCCACAACAACATCTTCTGGCCCCTGGAGCACACGAAGAAGATGGTGGACCTCTACCGCCGGCGCTACGCCCACTACGGGCACGGCACCGCCGAGCAGGCCATCGTCGGCCTCGGCGGCCAGGTGTTCATGCGCAAGAACTCGCAGGACGCGGTGCGGGAGTTCCGCCCCTACTTCGACAACGCGCCGGTCTACGGGCACGGGCCCTCCCTGGAGGACTTCTCGGAGCAGACCCCGCTGACCGTCGGCTCCCCGCAGGAGGTCATCGAGCGGACCCTGTCCTTCCGCGAGCACGTCGGCGACTACCAGCGCCAGCTGTTCCTGATGGACCACGCGGGACTGCCGCTCAAGACGGTCCTGGAGCAGCTCGACATCCTCGGCGAGGAGGTCGTGCCCGTGCTGCGCAAGGAGTTCGCCGCCCTGCGCCCGGCCGGTGTGCCGGACGCACCCGTCCACCCGGCGGTCGCCGCCGCCCGCGCCACCCGCGCCACCCAGAAGGAGGCCTGA
- a CDS encoding DUF6126 family protein, producing MSESESWKERGVVLRVFVYIFATHLFAGFIMLLFYVGGHADK from the coding sequence ATGAGCGAGAGCGAGAGCTGGAAGGAGCGCGGTGTCGTCCTGCGCGTCTTCGTCTACATTTTCGCGACGCACCTCTTCGCCGGGTTCATCATGCTGCTCTTCTACGTGGGCGGCCACGCGGACAAGTGA
- the trpS gene encoding tryptophan--tRNA ligase, with translation MTVTDLPPAGPAAPALRRSAELEEQLAQDPGRFRVLTGDRPTGALHLGHYFGTLHNRVRLQDLGVDVFVLIADYQVLTDRDVAERLTEHVEGLLLDYLAIGIDPARTTVFNHSAVPALNQLLLPFLSLVSVAELGRNPTVKDEIAHSRQAAVSGLMYTYPVHQAADILFCKGNLVPVGLDQLPHLEITRTVARRFNERYGVVFPEPDALLSAAPLLLGTDGTKMSKSRNNSVALGADADETARLIKGATTDAERHITYEPERRPGVSSLVLLAALCLGRDPHDVAEEIGNGGGAALKRTVTDAVNATMAPIRARRAEYEQDMAYVRSVLRAGNERANAIAEATLDEVREAMGTPR, from the coding sequence GTGACCGTCACAGACCTGCCGCCCGCCGGCCCCGCAGCACCCGCCCTGCGCCGCAGTGCCGAGCTGGAGGAACAGCTCGCGCAGGACCCGGGCCGTTTCCGGGTCCTCACCGGCGACCGGCCCACCGGGGCCCTCCACCTCGGGCACTACTTCGGCACCCTCCACAACCGGGTGCGCCTCCAGGACCTCGGCGTGGACGTCTTCGTCCTGATCGCCGACTACCAGGTCCTCACCGACCGGGACGTCGCCGAGCGGCTCACCGAGCACGTGGAGGGGCTGCTGCTGGACTATCTGGCCATCGGGATCGACCCCGCCCGGACGACGGTCTTCAACCACAGCGCCGTACCGGCCCTCAACCAGCTCCTCCTGCCGTTCCTCTCCCTCGTCTCCGTCGCCGAGCTCGGCCGCAACCCCACCGTGAAGGACGAGATCGCCCACTCCCGGCAGGCCGCGGTCAGCGGGCTCATGTACACCTACCCGGTGCACCAGGCCGCCGACATCCTGTTCTGCAAGGGAAACCTCGTACCCGTCGGGCTGGACCAGCTGCCCCACCTGGAGATCACCCGCACCGTCGCCCGCCGCTTCAACGAGCGGTACGGGGTGGTCTTCCCGGAACCCGACGCGCTGCTCTCCGCCGCGCCCCTGCTGCTCGGCACCGACGGCACCAAGATGAGCAAGAGCCGGAACAACTCCGTCGCCCTCGGCGCGGACGCCGACGAGACGGCCCGGCTGATCAAGGGCGCGACCACCGACGCCGAGCGGCACATCACGTACGAGCCCGAACGGCGGCCCGGGGTGTCCAGCCTGGTGCTGCTGGCCGCGCTCTGCCTCGGGCGCGACCCGCACGACGTCGCCGAAGAGATCGGGAACGGCGGCGGTGCCGCGCTCAAGCGGACCGTGACGGACGCGGTGAACGCGACGATGGCCCCGATCCGGGCCCGCCGGGCGGAGTACGAGCAGGACATGGCGTACGTGCGGTCGGTACTGCGCGCGGGCAACGAGCGGGCGAACGCGATCGCCGAGGCGACGCTGGACGAGGTGCGCGAGGCGATGGGCACGCCCCGCTGA
- a CDS encoding NAD-binding protein, with the protein MLGFVPPLPQQPQRPTTSGHMVVCGDDTLARRLAVELRYVYGERVTLLLPPGRDTSRPDLPLTQRARAAALFGRMSAAMNRNGAAGGTGDGDTNAGVEAVRIIEAHEPSDDVLEEAGVDRAAALALVYDDDERNIRAALTARRLNPRLRLVIRLYNRKLGQHLETLLDQAAAVAMPGLDPAALDASTTVLSDADTAAPALAATALTGSSKVIQAEGVLLRAAERTPPRQGELADPGLCTLALLSSTTHDPAGTEGSDSSGEEGPQLLPDHATVAAATGRGTVVLEAISQAGPDRTPTRMGGRGAPLGHIFSRRLRWSAAGVATAVVGLAVASVVTTGDSPVHAAYLTLLDLLAMGDPADGDKDPASRQIIQLLSGTAGLLLLPLLVAAVLEAFGSLRTASALRRPPRGLSGHVVLLGLGKIGTRVLVRLRELDIPVVVVEEDPEARGIPLARSMHIPTVIGDVTQEGVLEAAKIRRARALLALTSVDTTNLEAALYARSVKPDLRVALRLYDDEFATAVYRTLRTVHPQALTRSRSVSHLAAPSFAVAMMGRQILGAVPVERKVMLFAALEVGGHPQLEGHTVEQAFRPGSWRVLALDATPPADRRPDLAAVPPYDPFGPDATDRPAGLIWNLHPGYVLRPEDRVVIAATRRGLAELLRRQRSMNRL; encoded by the coding sequence ATGCTGGGTTTCGTGCCTCCCCTTCCTCAGCAGCCCCAACGCCCCACAACCAGCGGCCACATGGTGGTCTGCGGCGACGACACGCTCGCCCGGCGGCTCGCCGTGGAGCTGCGCTATGTGTACGGGGAGCGGGTCACCCTGCTGCTCCCGCCGGGCCGCGACACCAGCCGCCCCGATCTGCCGCTGACCCAACGCGCGCGGGCGGCAGCCCTGTTCGGCCGCATGTCGGCGGCGATGAACCGCAACGGCGCGGCGGGCGGGACCGGTGACGGCGACACCAACGCCGGGGTCGAGGCCGTACGCATCATCGAGGCGCACGAGCCGTCCGACGACGTACTGGAGGAGGCGGGTGTCGACCGGGCCGCCGCGCTCGCGCTGGTCTACGACGACGACGAGCGCAACATCCGGGCCGCCCTGACGGCCCGGCGCCTCAACCCGCGTCTGCGGCTGGTCATCCGGCTCTACAACCGCAAGCTCGGCCAGCACCTGGAGACCCTGCTCGACCAGGCTGCCGCCGTCGCGATGCCGGGGCTCGACCCGGCCGCCCTGGACGCCTCCACGACCGTGCTGTCCGACGCCGACACCGCCGCCCCCGCCCTGGCCGCCACCGCACTGACCGGCAGCAGCAAGGTCATCCAGGCCGAGGGCGTGCTCCTGCGCGCCGCCGAGCGGACCCCGCCCCGGCAGGGCGAGCTCGCCGACCCGGGCCTGTGCACGCTGGCCCTGCTCTCCTCCACCACCCATGACCCCGCGGGCACCGAGGGATCCGACAGCAGCGGCGAGGAGGGTCCCCAGCTCCTGCCCGACCATGCGACGGTGGCCGCGGCCACCGGCCGGGGCACGGTCGTCCTGGAAGCCATCAGCCAGGCGGGCCCCGACCGCACACCCACCCGGATGGGCGGCAGGGGCGCACCGCTCGGCCACATCTTCTCGCGCCGGCTGCGCTGGTCGGCGGCGGGCGTCGCGACGGCCGTCGTGGGCCTGGCCGTCGCCTCGGTCGTCACCACCGGCGACAGCCCCGTGCACGCCGCCTATCTGACCCTGCTCGACCTGCTCGCGATGGGCGACCCGGCGGACGGGGACAAGGACCCGGCGTCCCGCCAGATCATCCAGCTCCTCTCCGGAACGGCCGGGCTCCTCCTCCTGCCGCTGCTGGTCGCCGCCGTCCTGGAGGCGTTCGGCTCGCTGCGCACCGCGTCCGCGCTGCGCCGCCCCCCGCGCGGCCTGTCCGGCCACGTCGTGCTGCTGGGCCTCGGCAAGATCGGTACGAGGGTCCTCGTGCGGCTCCGCGAGCTGGACATCCCCGTCGTCGTCGTCGAGGAGGACCCGGAGGCGCGCGGCATCCCGCTGGCCCGCAGCATGCACATCCCGACGGTCATCGGCGATGTCACCCAGGAGGGCGTCCTGGAAGCGGCCAAGATCCGCCGGGCCCGCGCGCTGCTGGCCCTGACCAGCGTCGACACGACGAACCTCGAAGCCGCCCTGTACGCCCGCTCGGTGAAGCCCGACCTGCGGGTGGCACTGCGCCTGTACGACGACGAGTTCGCCACCGCCGTCTACCGGACCCTGCGCACGGTCCACCCGCAGGCCCTGACCCGCTCCCGCTCCGTCTCCCACCTGGCCGCCCCGTCGTTCGCCGTCGCCATGATGGGCCGGCAGATCCTGGGCGCGGTCCCGGTCGAACGCAAGGTCATGCTGTTCGCCGCCCTGGAGGTGGGGGGCCATCCGCAACTGGAGGGCCACACCGTCGAGCAGGCGTTCCGCCCGGGTTCCTGGCGCGTCCTGGCCCTGGACGCCACCCCGCCGGCCGACCGCCGCCCGGATCTGGCCGCCGTCCCCCCGTACGACCCCTTCGGACCCGACGCGACGGACCGGCCGGCCGGACTGATCTGGAACCTGCACCCGGGCTACGTGCTGCGGCCGGAGGACCGGGTGGTGATCGCGGCGACCCGGCGCGGTCTGGCGGAACTGCTGCGCAGGCAGCGCTCGATGAACCGTCTGTGA
- a CDS encoding PucR family transcriptional regulator: MAEPEIPEEFLGDHARVLGEVADTGRRLTRDELETRRALGREAAEAGHQLRALVNLHLAATRSAWPRAAIGSGAAADAVLAAVEQGVDAFAEGFERAQRLTVRREEAARREFIDDLLYGRSDLGRLAERATRFGLRLSRAHAVAVATGPEAYTETDAVSRSVETALLTRFSGRKILLTTKDGRLVCIAPGSQPDVLRYFAKQAHAATDGGQVAVGRAHRGPGGVVHSYDEALEALDLAQRMGLDEPVLYATDLLVYPVLTRDRQAMADLVRSELGPLQGARGGAEPLLRTLSVYFDAGCVAAETARRLALSVRALTYRLERIHQLTGSDPSDPMHRYTLQTAVIGARLLDWPAKEL; encoded by the coding sequence GTGGCAGAGCCGGAGATCCCCGAGGAGTTCCTGGGGGACCACGCCCGCGTGCTGGGCGAGGTCGCGGACACCGGGCGCCGGCTCACCCGTGACGAGCTGGAGACCCGGCGCGCGCTGGGCCGTGAGGCCGCGGAGGCCGGGCACCAGCTGCGCGCCCTGGTGAATCTGCACCTGGCGGCCACCCGCAGCGCGTGGCCGCGCGCCGCGATCGGGTCCGGTGCGGCCGCCGATGCCGTGCTGGCCGCGGTGGAACAGGGGGTCGACGCCTTCGCGGAGGGATTCGAGCGGGCGCAGCGGCTCACCGTGCGGCGCGAGGAAGCGGCGCGGCGGGAGTTCATCGACGACCTGCTGTACGGGCGCAGCGACCTGGGCAGGCTCGCGGAGCGCGCCACACGCTTCGGGCTGCGGCTCTCGCGGGCGCACGCCGTCGCCGTGGCGACGGGGCCGGAGGCGTACACCGAGACCGACGCCGTGTCCCGAAGTGTGGAGACGGCACTGCTCACCCGCTTCAGCGGCCGGAAGATCCTGCTCACCACGAAGGACGGGCGCCTCGTCTGCATCGCCCCCGGCAGCCAGCCGGACGTCCTGAGGTACTTCGCCAAGCAGGCGCACGCCGCGACGGACGGCGGCCAGGTCGCGGTCGGGCGCGCGCACCGGGGTCCCGGCGGCGTCGTCCACTCGTACGACGAGGCGCTCGAGGCGCTCGATCTGGCGCAGCGGATGGGGCTCGACGAGCCGGTGCTGTACGCCACGGACCTGTTGGTCTACCCGGTGCTGACGCGGGACCGGCAGGCGATGGCCGATCTGGTGCGCAGCGAGCTAGGCCCGCTCCAGGGGGCCCGGGGCGGCGCGGAACCGCTGCTGCGGACGCTGTCCGTGTACTTCGACGCGGGGTGTGTCGCGGCCGAGACGGCCCGTCGGCTGGCGCTGAGCGTGCGCGCCCTGACGTACCGGCTGGAGCGCATACACCAGCTGACCGGTTCCGATCCGTCCGATCCGATGCACCGCTACACGCTCCAGACCGCGGTGATCGGGGCCCGGCTGCTGGACTGGCCGGCGAAGGAGCTCTGA
- a CDS encoding cation:proton antiporter: MHDTTALLIELGSVILGLGIIGRFAGRIGLSPIPLYLLAGLAFGEGGLLPLGASEEFTAIGAEIGVILLLLLLGLEYSASELVTSLKTQYPSGAVDFVLNATPGAIAGLMLGWGPVGAVALAGVTWISSSGVIAKVMTDMGRLGNRETPVILGVLVIEDLAMAVYLPLLTAMLAGVGLAGGSIALLIALGTVGFVLYLALRHGRLISRAVSSDNPEMLLLVVLGLTVLVAGVAQQLQVSAAVGAFLVGIALSGEVAEGARKLLTPLRDLFAAVFFVFFGLSTDPADIPPVLLPAALLAIVTVFTKIGTGWYASRRAGIGPRGRWRAGGTLVARGEFSIVIAGLAVATEPRIGPIATAYVLILVIVGPLTARWTEPVASRLQAKLAGKGKKPAPAVASVGPMPSHDDLTPEHAGRDAD; the protein is encoded by the coding sequence GTGCACGACACGACCGCACTGCTCATAGAGCTCGGCTCCGTCATTCTCGGGCTCGGCATCATCGGCCGCTTCGCCGGGCGGATAGGCCTCTCGCCGATTCCGCTCTACCTGCTGGCCGGGCTGGCCTTCGGTGAAGGCGGTCTGCTGCCGCTCGGCGCCAGTGAGGAGTTCACCGCCATCGGGGCGGAGATAGGCGTCATCCTGCTCCTGCTCCTGCTCGGGCTCGAGTACAGCGCGTCCGAACTCGTCACCAGCCTCAAGACCCAGTACCCGTCCGGGGCCGTCGACTTCGTGCTCAACGCGACGCCCGGGGCCATTGCCGGTCTGATGCTCGGGTGGGGGCCCGTGGGGGCCGTCGCGCTGGCCGGGGTCACCTGGATCTCGTCGTCCGGCGTGATCGCCAAGGTGATGACCGACATGGGGCGCCTCGGCAACCGCGAGACGCCCGTCATCCTCGGTGTCCTCGTCATCGAGGACCTCGCGATGGCCGTCTATCTGCCGCTGCTCACGGCGATGCTGGCCGGGGTCGGCCTGGCCGGCGGGAGCATCGCCCTGCTGATCGCACTCGGGACCGTCGGGTTCGTGCTGTACCTGGCGCTGCGGCACGGGCGGCTCATCAGCCGTGCGGTGTCCTCCGACAACCCGGAGATGCTGCTGCTCGTCGTCCTCGGGCTCACGGTCCTGGTGGCCGGTGTGGCACAGCAGTTGCAGGTGTCCGCGGCCGTGGGCGCGTTCCTCGTGGGCATCGCCCTGTCGGGCGAGGTCGCCGAGGGTGCGCGCAAGCTGCTGACGCCGCTGCGCGATCTGTTCGCCGCCGTCTTCTTCGTGTTCTTCGGTCTGTCCACCGATCCGGCGGACATCCCTCCCGTCCTGCTTCCTGCGGCCCTGCTGGCGATCGTCACCGTCTTCACCAAGATCGGCACCGGCTGGTACGCGTCGCGGCGGGCCGGCATCGGTCCGCGGGGCCGTTGGCGCGCGGGGGGCACGCTGGTCGCGCGCGGCGAGTTCTCGATCGTCATCGCCGGTCTGGCCGTGGCGACGGAGCCGCGGATCGGGCCCATCGCCACCGCGTACGTGCTGATCCTGGTGATCGTCGGACCGCTCACCGCCCGCTGGACCGAGCCGGTCGCCTCCAGGCTCCAGGCGAAGCTGGCCGGCAAGGGGAAGAAGCCGGCACCGGCCGTGGCGAGCGTCGGGCCCATGCCCTCGCACGACGACCTCACGCCGGAGCACGCGGGGCGCGACGCCGACTGA